A stretch of DNA from Takifugu rubripes chromosome 15, fTakRub1.2, whole genome shotgun sequence:
GCCAGACCGATTGATTTCTCGATTTGCTTTTTTCTCTGAAGATCACACAGCTGAAAATTGATAACAATCCTTTTGCCAAAGGCTTCAGAGAAACTGGAAATGGGAGACGCGAAAAAaggtaaatgtgttttaaaatcaaTCCTGTTGGTAACATTTGAGCCTGTGCATCACTTTCCTCCCGCCATATTCTGGATCCAAAGGAACAAACAGTCTGCTGTCCCTGGATCAGCGGACCAGGAAGGTGCTGACTCTGATGAGGCATGTGAAAACCCCAGCACCAGCAATCACCACCATTCCCCTCTTGAGTCACTCAGCAGTCCTCTGACGCTCCCGCCCCCCTGTCAGGGTAGGTTCACATCATTTTTTCCTACATTGTGCTTTAAATAGCCATCATGAAAACAAAGTTTGACTTTTCTTAAATATGTTTCTACCATATATCATCTTTATAATTACATTTGAAAGCACAACAATATATAAAAACTAAAGCTGAAgtggtgtttttttatttatttgtcttgtAGAAGAAGACGGAGAAAGTGATTCAGACATGGAACCACCGGATGAGGACTTTGCTGAGACCAGATCTTCCAGGGCCGATCGTGATTGTACTCAGGACAGTGAGGAGATGCTGTGCAACATGTACGCAGAGACAGAACCAGCCAAAAAGAGGCTGACGTTTAGAACACTGCGTGATTATCACATGGTGGCCGCTGatgcttttaaaacaaacaacaaatatagAGACTATGTGATGGCGCAGAGACAGAACTTGTCCACCTTCAGTGGTGGCCACCTTCAGACTTTGGATTTTTCCCTGAGCCAGAACTTTCCAAAACACCTTCAAGCACCTGGGCAGTTTCAGCCTGGACAGTCGGCGGCGATGCCAGgtcctttttcctccacacacgTGGGACGATTTTCTTCTTTGCCCAAATCAAACAACCAAGATGGTGGAatcctcccacctcccttcaTGTGTCAGGTGCCGAAGCACATCTCAGCACCTCAGGTATGAATTGCTCCCAATTTTGCACTCACCAAATTATTTCAactgtgcattttttttaaacacagcaaGCAAAGTGTTTATATTCAAGTATTTCTTCAAAAACGTTACATTCAGGAATGGAAGTTCTAGGCAATACTTCCTTATTTTATTGTTAATTTCCTGTCAATAAACCCAAACCTTGACTTCATTATATGCAGCATTTATGGACCAAAATATTTCTTTTCATTACACTCTGTGGATGGCTGTGGATGAAACCCTGAGAAAGTTACTCTTTGTAAAATTGACTttgattttgttgcttttcccTGTCCAGAGAATGTCACCGTACCACTTTGGAGATTTGCACTCATATCCATACCCTTACATGCCGACACCAGCTGCCAGCATCCCAGCTCTTCCCACCTGTTCTTCAAGCTCTCCAGCGGACAGGAACCCCCGTCTCTGCAGCCCTCAGCCTTGGCTACGCTTCAGCCCTTACCTGATCCCCACCTCTATCCACCTGAAGCCAAAGCCTCTTTCAGCCAGTCTTTTAATGAGTTCGAGCTCATTTTCTGACGCGTCAAAATCAGGGAGCAAACATTTGGGTCCAGCGTCTGACAATGCAAGCTCAGGACTGACGCACCAAACATCATCAATGCTTCCACCACACATGATCTGCAAAGCATACAAAATCTGATGAGTGGGCTTGATAAAGCACTTCCTTAGCAGTAGTTTGTCTTACCATCGATGTGCagtgtttgtttgctgctttttttGAAGCAGGTTTACACAGCAtattaaaatacacatttttgggggtcatttttgggttttaaaaataatggaGTCAAACTTCCCGGGGAAAAAAGATGTATATACATTACGTCTATAGCCTAAAATATAGCTTTAAACCTGCCGTGCCAAGTTAAAATTGTAAAACAGGGAGTCAAATCTTATTTTTACAGTGTAGACTGAAATAAAGTGACATCTTTGATGATAATATTGATACTGGAGATCAATACTCAATTATATTATAAATCTTTAAAGAAACCAACATGGGAAGTCAAGTTAAGAGCTGTCATAGGTTCAAGAGTCAGGGTAGGTAATCCGGTACGGATCAAGATTTGTCAGGATGTTAGGACGTTTAAtccttttaattatttatcctTGGCACTTGTGATCACCTTCCTGGCTTGTCCTTAATACGTGCTGCTGCTCGGTGCCTTGGGTTCAGTGACCGTTCTCCCTCCGGCGTTCTCTCACCATCTTCTGAAACTGTGCCATCGATGATGCAGGTCCCAACATTGCCTAAATGAGTGAGTCCCGTGCACGCGAGTGCACGTATAATGCATATTGACATTAGCTGAGCGAAGTCCTGGAAACACTCTACCTCCTGAGGAGCTCTCCAAAAGATGGCACACAAAGAGTAATTTAAGAGTTATCAATAACAAACCTAACAGTAAAAGAAACTGGTGTTGAGTAAAGGGAACATTTCTCTTTACCCTGTTTGtgaattgattttatttgttaGTAATTGTTATAAATAAAAGGCATTTGAGAAAGATGCTTCAGAACTGTTTGTAACAGTTCTAATAGTTGTTCATCTCTGTTGTTCTCGTATCTTTGTCATCTTATCACTGTTGTTCCAAGCTGAAACCAGAACTCCAGACCAGAATCACTGGTCACAGGAACACATTTGTAAAACTGGTTAGAGTGAAACTTCTATTGTTCCAGGAGCTGGAATGCTGGATCCTCTGTAATCAACAAAGATTGGAAGGTTCCTTCTCagatagaaaaaaaatccctctcAAAGCACTTAAAAGTTACACTGAAAATGTCTTAGACAATGTTATTCTTACTCGACATGATCTCCGGACTGTGCTGTCAGCCATTATTGTTACCAAGTGGAAACAATAAGATATGGATTTTCCATAATAAATCAAAATGTGAAAGTGCTATTATTAAGGACAAATCAGACTCCAAAATATACCTCAAAAGACAAAGTGTTCTTTTCCAATGCTTTCATGAACAGACACGTAATGGTATAATATATGGGTCTAATGAAAGAGAATAGAAACGTTTGGACACAGCTATTATTCTAATGGTTTCTAACAAAAAAAACTTGCATTTTTAACCATCTTGGTTTCACCCCAAGAAGTCATtacttatttaaaatatttaataaaaacaaacaaaaagttgAGTATTGCCATAGTAGATAATGCCATTTACATATAATATGAATACGGATATTAGCTTTAGAAAAATTAAAAGGTCAACGACTGCTGAGGACATTTCTGAGCTGAGAAAGACTTCAGAATCGTTCAGAATCAACTGGTATTTGAGGAATGTAGAGTTTAACCATTTCGGCAAAGAAATGTATTTGTCAATAGTCTGAAGAATGAAAATATACCCAGCTGATGTAATATCTTTCCATCTCTAAAAAGACATGCGCCTTatacaaatatgaataaaatcGATCTATTTGAAGCTTTTATCCGCTTTACTGTCATCATTCTGCGCCGCGTTGCCGTCCTGTCGTCATTGCTCTGCTGCCATCTTCTGGCCCATGCCGAAGTAGCAGTTTTAACCGACCTTTGTCTAACACCTGCCAAAGTTcatctatttattttgttgttcatATAAAAAAATACTGCGTTCTCTTCAACATTAGAATTTATTAACAAGTTTTTCAAATAATGTTAAgaatctttcatttctttctgatTCTGCCctgtctctttcttcttctctcctcaaCGTCTCCCTCTGCcacttctcttctctctctgcctgctcctTCAAAAAATTAAAGATGCTTTCGCTGCTGTTCAtaggcctctttcttcctcttccgcCTTCTCTTTCTGCCATAGCGGGGGCAAAGGCCCGACTGTCAACCATCCTGTCTGCTGCAGTGTTCATGGTTGCTACCACGAGCTGGGGCCGACTATGAGAGTGTTGCCCCCGGAGTGCAGCATCCATTGCACTGTACCACTGCCAGGTGGCAGCACTTACATTATTGTCCTCTACCCCTCTGATTGTAGGTGGGCCCCTAAGCTCCTGTAAGACAGTCAAAATAAAGCATTTCAAATCACAGTCCTTAACAATCCCCTTTTCCCAATGTATCGTTATCTGCAGGAAATCGACCTGGTACttgtttttcaaattgttccacTTCTTCTTGGCCTGTTTGGCTGTGATAGGCAGTCCAGAAGTGGCAACAAAttcactgggggaaaaaaagcatcaaacttccatttaaaaaaaatcttaacaCTATTTTACACGCGAATGTACATGATACACGAACAAGTCAATACCCACTCCCAACCGTTTATGGATGAGTTACGGCGGCCGGTGAATAAATTCCCGTTGGCTTCCCTCCATTCAATCAGAGCTTGGGTTTCTTCTGTTGTCCCTGGATAAAGCATAATTTTAACCCACCACAGAGGCCATTTTGTGAAAACAACAgtaatattttgaaaatataacTTACAGTTGTGGGGCTTCCTTTCTGTACTTTCCAccgttgttgctgctgttgctggctgaggtgaaatgcattttGGGATACGAAGTTGTCCAAGGAGGACGTCTGTGCTGTCTGgcatttttcctcttccttctttgCCTTCTTCCACAGAGGGGTCAGAGGCCGATGTGTCATCCACCCCGTCTGCAGCGGCACTCATGGTTGCTACCACTAACTGGGGCCGACTAAGGGAGTGCTGCCCCCGGAGTGCAGCATCCATTGCACTGTACCACTGCCAGGAGGCAGCAGGCACTTTACCAGCCTGTAGCCCGCTGATTGTGGGTGAGCCCCTAAGCTCCTggaagtaaataaaaataaagtttcaaACTAATCATCGTCCTTTAAAAGCCAATGGAAATGTATTACTATATGCATGTAGATTTCTATCTATTTAAGATGAACAAGAAAAGTACCTTGTACTTGTCTTTCAAATTGTTCCACTTCTTCTTGGCCTGTTTGGCGGTGATGGTCAGGCCAGAAGAGGCCACAAATTgactgaggaaagaaaaaaatgtattccACTATcctttcaataaaatatggaGACTGCGCTACGCATCAATGTAGATGATACACACACTCTAAATACTTACTGCCAACCATTTATGGATGAATTGCGACGGCCAGTGAATAAATTCCCACTGGCTGCTCTCCATGCAATCAGAGCTTGAGTTTCCTCTGTTGTCCCTTgaagaaacatcacaaagttTAATCCACAACAAAGGCCACGAGAGCGAGTCAACAAGTTGGA
This window harbors:
- the LOC101061512 gene encoding T-box transcription factor TBX2b-like, yielding MRDPVHSAAVMDYYPFQIHRPGAYTLSSGGHPSLLPPLIPRVAPQVERLAGQVAADGRAALRGLQRTEEVLDEEPTVTLDSQSLWSEFHKRGTEMVITRSGRRMFPPFKVRVRGLDESAKYILLMDIVAVDDYRYKFHNSRWMVAGKADPEMPKRMYIHPDSPSKGEQWMRKPVAFHKLKLTNNILDKHGFTILNSMHKYQPRFHIVKANDIMKLPYSTFRTYVFSETEFIAVTAYQNEKITQLKIDNNPFAKGFRETGNGRREKRNKQSAVPGSADQEGADSDEACENPSTSNHHHSPLESLSSPLTLPPPCQEEDGESDSDMEPPDEDFAETRSSRADRDCTQDSEEMLCNMYAETEPAKKRLTFRTLRDYHMVAADAFKTNNKYRDYVMAQRQNLSTFSGGHLQTLDFSLSQNFPKHLQAPGQFQPGQSAAMPGPFSSTHVGRFSSLPKSNNQDGGILPPPFMCQVPKHISAPQRMSPYHFGDLHSYPYPYMPTPAASIPALPTCSSSSPADRNPRLCSPQPWLRFSPYLIPTSIHLKPKPLSASLLMSSSSFSDASKSGSKHLGPASDNASSGLTHQTSSMLPPHMICKAYKI
- the LOC105417480 gene encoding uncharacterized protein produces the protein MAESTEEKVHNWTTEETQALIAWRAASGNLFTGRRNSSINGWHQFVASSGLTITAKQAKKKWNNLKDKYKELRGSPTISGLQAGKVPAASWQWYSAMDAALRGQHSLSRPQLVVATMSAAADGVDDTSASDPSVEEGKEGRGKMPDSTDVLLGQLRIPKCISPQPATAATTVESTERKPHNWTTEETQALIEWREANGNLFTGRRNSSINGWDEFVATSGLPITAKQAKKKWNNLKNKYQELRGPPTIRGVEDNNVSAATWQWYSAMDAALRGQHSHSRPQLVVATMNTAADRMVDSRAFAPAMAEREGGRGRKRPMNSSESIFNFLKEQAEREEKWQRETLRREEERDRAESERNERFLTLFEKLVNKF